Proteins from a genomic interval of Pseudomonas silesiensis:
- a CDS encoding amino acid permease, translating into MNPASQPGTGAPQDDDVKVLHSMGYAQQLSRRMGVFSNFAISFSIICILSGGINSLAQGTSGAGGASIGIGWPIGCLISGVFAMAMAQISSAYPTAGGLYHWGSILGNRFTGWLTAWFNLLGLVTVLGAINVGTYYFFFGAFGPALGMEDTTTTRVIFLAILTGIQALCNHFGIGLTAKLTDFSGYLIFATAIALTIVCLIAAPSYEFVRLVTFGNYSGEAGGSVWPQVSNGWIFMLGLLLPIYTITGYDASAHTSEETRNAAMSVPVGMVMSVVWSLLFGWLMLSSFVLMLPSMDEAATKGWNVFFWAMDTQVNPTVKTALYLAIFISQFLCGLATVTSVSRMIFAFSRDGGLPFSKALATVSPTYRSPVPAIWTGATLAVLFVWGSSVISIGATPVYTIVVSCTVIFLFFSFVIPIILGLFAYGTAKWPTMGPWNMGRFWYSFFAILSILSMVIIFVIGIQPPNDWALYITLGFLVLTAIIWFGFEARRFQGPPVGDMIVKRQAQIAAAEAALNKQAGS; encoded by the coding sequence CAGCAAGCCAACCCGGCACCGGCGCGCCGCAAGACGATGACGTCAAGGTGCTGCACAGCATGGGCTATGCCCAGCAGCTGTCGCGACGAATGGGGGTTTTCTCCAACTTTGCCATTTCCTTTTCAATCATCTGCATCCTCTCGGGGGGCATCAACTCGCTGGCCCAAGGCACCTCGGGCGCAGGCGGCGCGTCAATCGGCATCGGCTGGCCGATCGGTTGCCTGATTTCCGGGGTCTTTGCCATGGCCATGGCGCAGATTTCCTCGGCCTACCCCACCGCCGGTGGGCTGTATCACTGGGGCTCGATTCTCGGTAACCGCTTCACCGGCTGGCTGACGGCCTGGTTCAACCTGCTGGGGCTGGTGACGGTGCTCGGCGCGATCAACGTCGGCACTTACTACTTCTTTTTCGGGGCTTTCGGACCGGCCCTGGGCATGGAAGATACAACCACGACCCGAGTGATCTTCCTGGCGATCCTCACCGGCATCCAGGCCCTGTGCAACCATTTCGGCATCGGCCTGACCGCAAAGCTCACTGACTTCTCGGGCTATCTGATCTTCGCGACGGCGATCGCACTGACCATCGTGTGCCTGATCGCGGCCCCCAGCTATGAATTCGTCCGGCTGGTGACCTTTGGCAACTATTCCGGCGAGGCTGGCGGCAGCGTCTGGCCACAAGTCTCCAATGGCTGGATTTTCATGCTCGGCCTGCTCTTGCCGATCTATACCATTACCGGCTATGACGCCTCCGCGCATACCTCCGAGGAAACCCGAAACGCGGCGATGTCGGTGCCGGTCGGCATGGTCATGTCGGTGGTCTGGTCGTTGCTGTTTGGCTGGCTCATGCTCAGCTCGTTCGTGCTGATGCTGCCGAGCATGGACGAAGCGGCAACCAAAGGGTGGAACGTGTTTTTCTGGGCGATGGACACTCAGGTCAACCCGACCGTCAAGACGGCGCTGTACCTGGCGATTTTCATCTCGCAGTTCCTTTGCGGGCTGGCGACGGTGACCTCGGTCTCACGGATGATCTTTGCCTTCTCCCGCGACGGCGGCCTGCCCTTCTCTAAAGCCCTGGCCACGGTCTCGCCGACCTACCGCAGCCCGGTGCCGGCGATCTGGACCGGGGCAACCCTGGCGGTGCTGTTTGTCTGGGGCTCGTCGGTGATCTCCATTGGTGCAACGCCGGTCTATACCATCGTGGTCTCCTGTACCGTGATCTTCCTGTTCTTCTCCTTCGTCATCCCCATCATCCTCGGCCTGTTCGCCTACGGCACCGCGAAGTGGCCGACCATGGGCCCGTGGAACATGGGGCGCTTCTGGTACTCGTTCTTTGCCATCCTTTCGATCCTGTCGATGGTGATCATTTTCGTCATCGGCATCCAGCCGCCGAACGATTGGGCGCTGTACATCACCCTCGGGTTCCTGGTGCTGACGGCCATCATCTGGTTCGGCTTTGAAGCGCGACGCTTCCAAGGGCCGCCGGTGGGCGACATGATCGTCAAGCGCCAGGCGCAAATCGCCGCGGCGGAAGCGGCGTTGAATAAACAGGCAGGAAGCTGA